In Cryptomeria japonica chromosome 10, Sugi_1.0, whole genome shotgun sequence, a genomic segment contains:
- the LOC131859588 gene encoding pectate lyase-like, whose protein sequence is MLLGKDDSDTIDKQMRVTVYRNWFKDTDQRNPHCRWGYCHVVNNLYENWGSYAIGARVHAQIYSEKNVFVPGKDSEVTEWYPGYEHKWDTTPKIQSNGDLLLYGATFHQFLYNGPVVAPPYKSHRQYPPVISTGKLPRLLGYCSGVLLKESVRSCLLRG, encoded by the exons ATGTTATTGGGTAAAGATGATTCAGACACAATTGACAAACAAATGCGAGTCACTGTGTATAGAAACTGGTTCAAAGATACAGACCAACGCAATCCTCACTGCAG GTGGGGATACTGTCATGTCGTGAACAATCTATATGAAAACTGGGGATCATATGCAATTGGGGCAAGAGTTCATGCACAGATATACTCAGAGAAGAATGTATTTGTACCTGGAAAAGACTCTGAAGTAACTGAATGGTACCCGGGGTATGAACATAAGTGGGACACCACTCCTAAGATCCAGTCCAATGGTGACCTACTTCTATATGGGGCTACATTTCATCAATTCCTCTACAATGGGCCTGTGGTTGCTCCTCCTTACAAAAGCCACAGGCAGTATCCTCCTGTCATTAGCACAGGAAAACTACCACGTCTTCTTGGTTACTGCTCTGGTGTTCTTCTCAAAGAAAGTGTCCGTTCTTGCCTTCTGCGTGGATAA